The genomic stretch CTGAAGTTCAATTAGCATCACACGGCGCGGGAAACTCTACTGAAGTTCAATTAGCATCAAACGGCGCGGGAAACTCTACTGAAGTTCAATTAGCATTAAACGGCGCGGGAAACTCTACTGAAGTTCAATTAGCATCAAACGGCGCGGGAAACTCTACTGACGTTCAATTAGCATCAAACGGCGCGGGAAACTCTACTGAAGTTCAATTAGCATCAAACGGCGCAGGGAAACTCTACTGAAGTTCAATTAGCATCACACGGCGCGGGAAACTCTACTGAAGTTCAATTAGCATCAAACAGCGCAGGGAAACTCTACTGAAGTTCAATTAGCATCAAACGGCGCAGGGAAACTCTACTGAAGTTCAATTAGCATCAAACGGCGCGGGAAACTCTACTGAAGTTCAATTAGCATCAAACGGCgcaggaaaactctactgaagtTCAATTCGCATCAAACGGCGCAGGGAAACTCTACTGAAGTTCAATTAGCATCAAACGGCGCAGGGGAACTCTACTGAAGTGCATTTATCATCTTCCCGTgatttacctttttttgttgttgttatatggCGACCTTGGGACGAAGGTGTGTATTCTGGCCTGCACCACTCTGTTCATGAGGTACACATACTTCTCGCGCTCATCTCTGGGCAGGGTGCTGTTGAGGTACCGGAAGAAGTTGATGTCGGTCTTCACGTCAGTCGGACCCCAGTCGTAGATGAAGAACTGGGTGAAGAAGTAGAAGCCTGCGGCGTCCGGTCTGAGCTGGTGTGAGgcggaccaaaaaaaaaaggacaatgTAGTAtgagcctctctctctctctctctctctctctctctctctctctctctctctctctctctctctctctctctctctctctctctctctctgtgtgtgtgtatgtgtgtgtgtgtgtgtgtgtttgtgtgtgtgcgtgtgcgtgtgtgcgcgcgcgtgtcagtgtgtgtgtgtgcgtgcgcgcgcgcgtgtgcgtgtgcgcgcgtgtgtgtgtgtgtgtgtgtgtgtctgtctgttttgtataTGGGGTGTTTCGGTTTGGTATCTGACTCTGAGAGACCTTCTCACGTTGTTCGGACCCCAGATGAAGAACTGTGTGGGGAAGTAGACGCCTGCAGCGTCTGGTCTAAGCTCGTGTGCGGAGAAAGAAAAGGGAGAATAATATTGTGTtcgtgttttcttttgttacatttagtcaaaacgtgactaaatgttttagcatagacggggaatcgagacgagggtcgtagtgtatgtgtgtgtgtgtgtgtgtgtgtgtgtgtgtgtgtgtgtgtgtgtgtgtgtgtgtgtgtgtgtgtgtgtgtgtgtgtgtgcgtatgtgtgtgtgtgtgtgtgtgtgtgtgtgtgtgtgtgtatgtgtgtgagtgtgtgtagagcgattcagagaaaagtactggaccgatcttcatgaaatttcacatgagagttcttgagtatgaaatccccggacttttttcattttttcgataagtgtctttgatgacgtcatattcggctttttgtgaaagttgaggcagcacggtcacaccctcatttttcaatcaaattggttgaaagtttggtcaagcaatcttcgacaaagtccggactatgggattgaatttcagcttggcagCGTAAAAAATAGTTAATTattttgctcattaaagttgtcattaaaatcgaattttcactaacagatttaaacaTGATTgaatcgtattcctcaatttctcctgaattcaaaaacatatacatatgtcatgtttactataaaaatgtgctcagaattacagaaaatagtaagtaagtactgcgttcgcgcgctatacgcggagacgagcgtgatccGTCTCGGTTTTTCGGTGTGGTTAGTCAATACTATCTCAATATAGTCTCGGCGTTGACAATTTTGTTGTGatgatgttgctgctgctgctgctgatgatgctTGCTTAGATTATCAACTGAACAACATCAACGCGATCACCCCTTACTCACCATGAGGTGTTCCTTGACGAGGTCCTTGATGGAGACGTGCTTGGCGGGCATGAGGACCTCATCCAGGTCGTGCCCCAGAACGTAGCTGTAGCCCCGCAGTCTCTGCTTGCAGTCCATGATGGGAAACATCTCGTCGTGGTTCAACTGATGAGTCTGCCAGCGAGCTGGGTCCAGTCCGCGGTTATAAGGAGGCCCTGTTGAAtgtatgaatgaatgaatgaatgaatgaatgaatgaatgaatgaatgaatgaatgaatgaaggaaTACAATAATGAGTACATGGGTGAATGAGTAAATAAtgagtgaatgaatgaattaattgataagtaaatgaataaatgaatgaatcaatcaaataaataattaatgGATGAGTGAGTTAATGAATAAGTGAATGCACGAAtacataaatgaatgaatggatgaatgaGTGATTATATTAATGAGGTTTGCTACGGTACCCAGTGACCCTGGTCCAGTCCGCATTCATGCAGAGGtccttgtctttctttatttggtgtttaacgtcgttttcaaccacgaaggttatatcgcgacgggggaaggggggagatggaatagagccacttgtcaattgtttcttgttcacaaaagcaaaaatcaaaagtttgctccaggggcttgctaCGTAGTACAATGTGGAGGCCCTTGTGAAATGAGTGATtgagtgaatgaatgaatcCCGGTGGAAgcgtgctgggtattttcgtgcttctataacccaccgaactctgacatggattacaggatctgttccgtgcgcacttggtcttgtgcttgcgtgtacacaggaAGGGGGATAAGGTACTAACAGCGAGGTCTGCACATGAgttaacctgggagatcggacaaatctccacccttaacccaccaggcggttgCGGCCAGGATTTGAATTCACGAaattccgattaggaggccgatgtcttatccactacgcccgTCCGTTGCTTTTTCTAATATTGCTTTTCACGCTCGCATTTCAGTATGTTAACAGAAATCTTGTGTTAATCTGTTATggcacagcaagccatgtagcatTATCTATTAAACAAATCTAGATGTGGAATATTTgagcacgtgtacgggaacgtgtacgggcaACGTCaacaaatctagtttttacgtcgcgcgtttgccaagatctgcagtcttggtgggagcaaaacaacgtgtgcatttggaacattggagaaaagaAAGTGAGTCACGGGGGACGTAGGCGTGCAGGCcattgctacacgttcgatcatctagaacactgacATGACTCACCAGGCAGCTCATAAGGCACGACGTTGAGAAGCCCCATGTCCTTGTAGTACCTGAAGACCTTCTGGATAGGCTCCGGGTTGTCAAGGTCCATGACCTGGATGTGATCCACCCCGAGCAGTCGCTGCACCTCGAACCACTCCATCAACCAGTTGGGGTCAAGGGAACCGCCATAGGCTGCCTGTGGGTTAAATTGAATTTAAAACGATATTGCTCGCCCATTGGTAACGGGGAGTAGAAAACAAAACGATTTCGATCTAGAAACTCGAACTACCAgatacggtatccatgtcctatCCCCTGTACGTATAGCCCCATCATCTCGGTATTCAGACAAAAGTGAAGGTGGCTGGTTACACctcaccaaacacacacacacacatcaaggtAGAACCgctctgataaaaaaaaataatgaaatgACACACGCTCACCTTGGCACACAGCGCCAGACCCTGCGGAACGCTCTTCGGGAAAATCACGGGCAGGTAATCCTCCTCGCCCACTGGACACGATGATGACGTCAGCGTCGCGAGACTGACGTCAACGCCAAGCGCGGGGACGACGCATGCGTACTGTTTGCCTCGGGTCTGCGTGTGTTTGAAAATTTCCTTAAACGGGCCCAGACGGCCTGTCTCGCAGTAGTGCTTGTGGAAAATGGTCGCTGGTGTTGTGAAGAGAGTCTTGCCCTTGAAAACCAGTAAAGGGCAATTCCAGTGTAACTGACGCgacattcgcacacacacacacacacacacacacacacacacacacacacacacacacacacacacacacacacacacacacacacacacacacacacacacacacacacacacacacacacacacacacacccacacacacacacacacacgacagtcACAATCGATGATATACAGAATACATCTGTTGACAGATTTCCCCAATCGCGATAGACGAAAAAAGACGGACTTTCCAAAACTTCAGGGTGTTCAAAAGGAGTTTAGAAAAAAATTAACAGACGTGGCATTAATGCACACCTCTGACCAAGTTCAGCTAGAAAGTGTGTGTCTTTGCAGGGTTTTCTGTACTAGTGCgccttgcgccattggcgcataacatctcaaaatgtcccattggaattGCCTTCAGTGTgtcaaagggcgcactgagattacgtaccactgcgccaccccaTGCACACTTCTCACGGGAGTACAATGTTCGGAATGAGCTAGGCAAAATCGCGCGCCAAGCCGAGCAACTTGCGAGTTTGTAAAATGCAATGTGATttgcttttaaaatgtaattcattAGTATTCAACCAATTCTGCGAACTATCTGTGCTTGCGCGATTACCTCTGTGGAAACTGTCAACAGAAGCGATATTGAtcgaaacacagacaaacacagacaaacacacacacacacacacacacacacacacacacacacacacacacacactaaccggaTACACTGGCACATTTTCATATCATCCTATGGCACTAAATAgcactattttgcatctttcgACAAATGCATTTTCGGACCGCCTAGCCTGCTTTGTACGTTTTGCCTTGGACTATGTAACGTCCCATCaaaatttggttgagggggacaaatgtcccatcagaatttggttgagggggacaaatgtcccattgtcttttccgtccaggctaaaccctgcttTGTATTCGTATCATTCTGCTCTTTATCGCAGAACTGACATTTTAAGTGTAAGGTGAAGGTCACTTGAATAACAGCATTTCTTGATTGATAATGCTTCAAAGAGGAATCTGTCTTGGTGTCAAAAAACAGCTGAACTTTCCCCTTTGGCTGTAGAGGAGATTTAGTCTACACCAAACTTGCGAAATAAAGTaagttagggggaagaatttacccgatgctccccagcatgtcgtaagaggcgactaacggattctgtttctccttttacccttgttaagtgtttcttgtatagaatatagtcaatgtttgtaaagattttagtcaagcagtatgtaagaaatgttaagtcctttgtactggaaacttgcattctcccagtaaggtaatatattgtactacgttgcaagcccctggagcaattttttgattagtgcttttgtgaacaagaaacaattaacaagtggctccatcccatctcccccccccctttccccgtcgcgatacatgtataaccttcgtggttgaaaacgacgttaaacaccaaataaagaaagaaagtaagtacCAACGGACAGATGTGACCCTAACGTGTGGACTAAAATATAGTaaacaacttcttcttcttcttcttcttcttcgttcatgtgcttagactcccacgttcacttatgtttttagcacgagtggatttttacgtgtatgagcgtttttaccccgcccttCAGGCAACATACGCCaattttgggggaggcatgttgggtattttcgtgtttctataacccaccgaactctgacatggattacaggatcttttccgtgcgcacttggtcttgtgcttgcgtgtacacaggaagggggttaagtcactagcaggtctgcacataacttgacctgggagatcgaaacaatctccactcttaacccaccaggcggcagcgaccgggatccGCACTCACGACGTcctgccactgcgcccgtctaataAACAACTGCTAGATAACTGTATTCCACACACAATGACAAATCATTCTTTCCTTAATATTTCACTATCAAAAAAAGCCTTCTAATCGGGTTTACGCAGATGAAAGTACTTCGTCATTAAAGCGACAATATTAATGTCAATCACGcctctttttttgtatcaacTTTACCTCAACCAAACGAACATGAAATGAAATTTGTCTTGGAGAAAAACTATCATATTTGCTTCCAAGCCAGTACAAAGCCGAACaccaaacaaaaaatataaaaaatgataacacacaaaacaatgtaTAAACCTTCATCACTACACAACACTGAAGCGAGTCGGTTCCTGTGGAGTCGAAGgcggtgatgatgatgttgagctCCCCATCTTGAGGTTCGCGGCTGTTGGCGATGGCTGAATACAGGAAGATGTCGCGGTCCACAACCTGCTTGAAGAACCGCGGCTTTGGCATACCGCTGCTTCCTCCTCCCCCTTGCGCTGCTGTGGACTTGGAGGTTGACATGAAGAAAAAGTAAAACCTCCCATCCTGAGAACATTTGAAACAGATAATTGGCATCTTACAAAAGAAGAGAATACAACAAGAACGCCGAGGCGTGATTATAATCATTCCGTCAATCTaagatttgaaaaggtcaatacgtggagtcggtgttatgatttttagtctgttatagtttaAAATAagattatcacgtaatgtctccggtgcatatcctgacatcactttatgcatcataacacctttattatacattaatcttttttgaaatggtaatacttgcaaatttttataatcagattctgaaggagtgtgattttttagcattgtaagcttaactgctcttctgtgaagactggctaaaggtttcaaaacattagcacttgcacaatcccatagaatggatgcataatcaatatttgacaagatgtgattgtaaaaaaaaatcttacgcGAGTGGaaattcaagaaatgttttatttttgataactgatatattttttgggaagcaatcttacagatgtaatcaatgtgatcatgccatgataaattattatcaatctttacaccaaggactttatggtgagacacttcttccaatacttgatttttaatataaagaggtggaatgctcgataatagattttgtcgtttctgtcttgtggttattagcataaaatttgtttttgtatggttaagagacatatggtttaactctgaccaattcaggagtgcatcaatgctttcttggagagtttttgacaaataatttatggaatggtgactagaatgaatagtagtgtcatctgcaaacaattcacagttattacgtatgcaaagtggtaaatcattgacataaatggagaacaataatgGGCCTAAAACAGATCCTTGTTGgaccccatatttcaaagtactttcatttgaatatgatgcattagtaaatgtaatttgttttctatttaaaagaaaagattcaagaatattaatggtggtgcattgcatgccatatattgacaatttcctgatgagaagagaatgatcaataacatcgaacgcctttgcaaaaaccacaaacagtgctgcagaaaatttgttggaatttattttggttagccattgatcaattggatttataagagctgtatgacatgagtgctttttgcgaaaaccagattgatttggatggaataaattgtttttatcaaaatgtgctGGGGcattttatatatatgttttcccaagggttttgaaagtggtgataaaagtgaaagagagagagagagagagagagagagagagagggagagagagagagagagagagagagagagagagagagagagtgagagagagggagagagagagagagagggagagagagagactgagagagagagggagagagagggagtgagagagagagagagagggagagagagagagggagagagagagggagagggagagagagggagagagagagagagggagagagggagagggagaaagagagagagactgagagagagagagagggagagagagggagagagagagagagaaggagagagagggacagacgcagacgcagatagtttattcaataggccatagccccttatgaaggggtgtgaacaaacggttcacattgcatataaattaaactcaacaggtgcacacacaaaaggtacaacataataatcgcacaacacatacattacacggcatTTAACTAGGAGGTTACAgcatctcttaatttaaaggctttatacaaatacagggatacatttctgacaacagtttcttgaggtgatgctaaaagcaagctgagTCGGAAAATGCTTAGGttcttataatatttaaatgggatcaaattttctcttaatttgttatagtatggacaacacaaaacaaaatggacttcatcttcttggttttgtttacaaagaggACACATCAAATCATCGGCATTATGTTTTCTATATCGGTAAGCATGCACTGCAATTTCTGAAATGCCGAATCGAAACCtggtcataataaactttagatgcCTATCCATATTCGACAAAAGctagggtttaatgtcatgtacagtacaaaatgtccgataaacagcaaatctatcactattttgtatatgataatcccactcttgccatctgcaatcgaccaac from Littorina saxatilis isolate snail1 linkage group LG16, US_GU_Lsax_2.0, whole genome shotgun sequence encodes the following:
- the LOC138950664 gene encoding uncharacterized protein, coding for MRVMYLRPRTLLSISIGLAVLCLLIFHFNGKSAFQDGRFYFFFMSTSKSTAAQGGGGSSGMPKPRFFKQVVDRDIFLYSAIANSREPQDGELNIIITAFDSTGTDSLQCCVVMKGKTLFTTPATIFHKHYCETGRLGPFKEIFKHTQTRGKQYACVVPALGVDVSLATLTSSSCPVGEEDYLPVIFPKSVPQGLALCAKAAYGGSLDPNWLMEWFEVQRLLGVDHIQVMDLDNPEPIQKVFRYYKDMGLLNVVPYELPGPPYNRGLDPARWQTHQLNHDEMFPIMDCKQRLRGYSYVLGHDLDEVLMPAKHVSIKDLVKEHLMLRPDAAGFYFFTQFFIYDWGPTDVKTDINFFRYLNSTLPRDEREKYVYLMNRVVQARIHTFVPRSPYNNNKKRVYIPAKDAVLHHYRKCPVGAWKTCNPKKITDRSMLRFQGQLEQRLEKARQAIGIRPTAS